A genomic segment from Luteolibacter ambystomatis encodes:
- a CDS encoding response regulator: protein MKTVTTPITVALVEDDPRIRRSLTTILAQEEDIRCVGAFPSAEDALVELPSLKPKVLLMDVNLPGMTGVDCVRQLSGRVPGTQILMLTVHEDTDVIFNSLAAGASGYLLKPPRAAELIAAVRDVSTGGAPMTSLIARKVVQSFNHGPAPTNEADGLSPRETEVLDRLAKGFAYKEIAADLGISYSTVQTHIERIYEKLHVHSRSHAVMKYLGIK from the coding sequence ATGAAAACGGTCACTACTCCGATCACTGTCGCCTTGGTCGAGGACGATCCGCGCATCCGGCGCAGCCTCACCACGATTCTGGCACAAGAGGAGGACATCCGCTGCGTCGGAGCATTTCCCAGCGCGGAGGACGCGTTGGTCGAACTGCCATCGCTGAAACCCAAGGTGCTGCTGATGGATGTGAATCTTCCCGGCATGACCGGAGTGGATTGCGTGCGGCAGCTTTCCGGACGCGTGCCCGGCACCCAGATCCTGATGCTGACGGTGCACGAGGATACGGACGTGATTTTCAATTCACTGGCTGCGGGAGCGAGCGGCTACCTGCTCAAGCCACCGCGTGCGGCCGAGTTGATCGCAGCGGTGCGGGACGTCTCCACCGGTGGCGCGCCGATGACCAGTCTCATCGCCCGCAAGGTGGTGCAGTCGTTCAACCACGGCCCCGCGCCGACCAATGAGGCGGACGGCCTTTCACCGCGTGAGACGGAGGTGCTGGATCGCCTGGCGAAAGGTTTCGCCTACAAGGAAATCGCGGCGGATCTCGGCATCAGCTATTCGACGGTGCAAACGCACATCGAGCGGATCTATGAGAAGCTGCACGTTCATTCGAGATCGCACGCGGTGATGAAGTATCTGGGGATCAAGTAG